A window of Mucilaginibacter sp. PAMC 26640 contains these coding sequences:
- a CDS encoding magnesium chelatase has translation MSKLLNIKTLGQLKQTGYVSRSVKDELRANLITQLQNKEGGFEGIVGFEDTVIPDLQTAILSRHNILLLGLRGQAKTRIARLLVNLLDEYVPYIQGSELFDDPLAPISWFGHNTIERNGDDTPIAWVHRSERYTEKLATPDVTVADLIGDVDPIKAATMKLTYSDERVIHFGLIPRAHRGIFVINELPDLQARIQVSLFNILQERDIQIRGFKLRLPLDLQFVFTANPEDYTNRGSIVTPLKDRIESQILTHYPRTVEISRKITQQEALLTQEQRSAVEADGLVKDLVEHIAFEARASEYIDKKSGVSARLTISAYENLISNAERRMIMNGETSTFVRISDFLGVIPAITGKIELVYEGELEGPGKVANILIGKAIKTLLLQFFPDPEKAKKAKAPNPYAEIVNWFGDGNTISLVDDLPIQEYKKLLNAVPGLKELVKKFHPRLSENQQLLLMEFILHGLAEFSQLNKGFLDNGFAFSDMFNSLFNMQPDDEDLDSDDDRY, from the coding sequence ATGAGCAAATTACTAAATATAAAAACACTTGGTCAGCTAAAGCAAACGGGCTATGTAAGCCGCTCTGTAAAAGACGAGTTGCGTGCAAATCTGATCACCCAGTTACAAAATAAAGAAGGCGGTTTTGAAGGCATAGTAGGTTTTGAAGATACGGTAATTCCGGATCTGCAAACTGCTATTTTATCCCGCCATAACATCCTGCTATTAGGCTTACGCGGGCAGGCTAAAACACGCATAGCCCGGCTGTTGGTCAATCTTTTAGACGAATATGTGCCGTATATCCAAGGGTCTGAGTTGTTTGATGATCCATTGGCACCAATTAGCTGGTTTGGCCACAATACTATAGAACGTAACGGCGACGATACGCCGATTGCCTGGGTACACCGCAGTGAGCGTTACACCGAAAAACTGGCAACGCCGGATGTTACCGTTGCGGATTTAATCGGTGACGTAGACCCTATTAAAGCAGCTACGATGAAGCTAACGTACTCTGATGAGCGCGTTATCCATTTCGGCTTGATCCCTAGGGCGCACAGAGGTATTTTTGTGATCAACGAATTACCCGATCTGCAGGCACGTATCCAGGTTTCCTTGTTCAACATTTTGCAGGAACGCGATATCCAGATCCGTGGTTTTAAACTGCGTTTGCCTTTAGATCTTCAGTTTGTATTTACGGCAAATCCGGAAGATTACACTAATCGTGGTTCGATTGTAACCCCCCTGAAAGATCGTATTGAGAGCCAGATCCTAACACATTATCCCCGCACCGTAGAAATCTCCCGCAAAATAACCCAGCAGGAAGCCCTGCTGACCCAAGAGCAGCGCAGTGCAGTTGAAGCAGATGGCCTAGTAAAAGATTTGGTGGAGCACATTGCATTCGAGGCTAGGGCATCAGAATATATCGATAAAAAATCAGGTGTATCAGCACGTTTAACAATTTCTGCCTATGAAAACCTGATCAGTAATGCAGAGCGCAGGATGATCATGAACGGAGAGACATCAACCTTTGTGAGAATCTCTGATTTCTTGGGTGTTATTCCTGCTATTACCGGTAAAATAGAGTTGGTTTATGAAGGCGAGCTGGAAGGGCCTGGCAAGGTGGCAAATATCCTTATTGGTAAAGCCATTAAAACGCTGCTATTACAATTTTTCCCCGATCCGGAGAAAGCCAAAAAAGCAAAAGCACCAAATCCATACGCGGAGATCGTTAACTGGTTCGGCGACGGTAATACTATTTCCTTAGTGGATGACCTGCCGATACAGGAGTATAAAAAATTATTGAATGCTGTACCTGGCTTAAAAGAGTTGGTTAAAAAATTTCATCCGCGTTTGAGCGAAAACCAGCAGTTGCTGTTGATGGAATTTATACTTCACGGATTGGCCGAATTCTCACAATTGAACAAGGGATTTTTAGATAACGGCTTCGCTTTTTCGGATATGTTTAACAGCCTGTTTAACATGCAGCCGGATGATGAAGATTTGGATAGTGATGACGACCGTTATTAG
- a CDS encoding DNA mismatch repair protein MutT translates to MQGLIVSIFITFVLLAIDYYILRGLQTAFGKRKFVHSTWFKFFYWAASAFLILALFSSIYIKMGGVGVRGALLFLFFILFIFKIFYVLFILADDLRRFIIYLRRNGKQKESVVSPPSAQKETVAFGSIPRSEFLMKAGLLAGAIPLYAIKHNMSKGLYDYQLEEVTLYLPNLPKAFDGMRIGQISDIHSGSFHSKWQMKAGIELLLKQKAEVIFFTGDLVNGLTWEVKQYMDIFNKVRAPLGVYSVLGNHDYGDYGKWPSPADKAKNFSDMIAAHKELGWDLLIDENRRLKVGNEEIGLLGIGNWGEMSRFPKYGRMDKAIKNTDDLPVKLLLSHDPSHWRAQVIPEYPQVDVMFSGHTHGMQFGVRTPDIKWSPIEYVYSEWAGLYREAHQQIYVNVGYGFLGYPGRIGILPEITIFTLKATADPSFKA, encoded by the coding sequence ATGCAGGGGCTCATCGTATCCATTTTTATTACTTTTGTTCTATTAGCAATAGATTATTATATCCTGCGAGGACTACAAACCGCCTTCGGTAAAAGAAAATTTGTCCACAGTACGTGGTTTAAATTCTTTTACTGGGCGGCTTCTGCCTTTTTAATACTGGCGTTATTTAGTAGTATCTATATAAAAATGGGCGGGGTGGGTGTTCGTGGCGCACTGCTGTTCCTGTTTTTCATCCTTTTTATATTCAAGATATTCTATGTGCTGTTTATTTTGGCAGATGACTTGCGAAGGTTTATTATTTACCTGAGGCGCAACGGGAAGCAAAAGGAAAGCGTAGTATCTCCCCCATCGGCACAAAAAGAGACTGTTGCTTTTGGTTCAATTCCCCGGTCTGAATTTCTGATGAAAGCCGGGCTGCTTGCCGGGGCTATTCCTCTTTATGCGATCAAGCATAACATGAGCAAAGGTTTGTATGATTATCAGTTGGAGGAGGTAACATTGTACTTGCCAAATCTTCCTAAGGCCTTTGACGGTATGCGGATCGGCCAGATCTCTGATATACACTCCGGCAGTTTTCATAGCAAATGGCAGATGAAAGCAGGTATTGAACTACTGTTAAAGCAAAAAGCGGAGGTGATATTCTTCACCGGCGATTTAGTTAACGGCCTGACATGGGAAGTAAAACAATACATGGATATTTTCAACAAGGTGCGTGCCCCGCTTGGTGTTTATTCTGTACTAGGTAACCATGACTATGGTGATTACGGCAAATGGCCCTCACCCGCCGACAAAGCAAAAAACTTTTCTGATATGATAGCCGCACATAAAGAACTCGGCTGGGACCTTTTAATAGACGAGAATCGCCGATTAAAGGTAGGAAACGAAGAAATTGGATTGCTGGGCATTGGAAACTGGGGAGAAATGAGTCGTTTCCCAAAATATGGCCGGATGGATAAGGCTATAAAAAATACCGATGATTTACCCGTAAAACTGTTGCTATCTCACGATCCATCACACTGGCGGGCCCAGGTGATTCCGGAGTATCCGCAAGTTGATGTAATGTTTTCCGGCCATACCCATGGAATGCAATTTGGCGTGCGTACGCCAGACATCAAGTGGAGCCCAATTGAATATGTCTATTCCGAATGGGCCGGTCTGTATCGTGAAGCACATCAGCAAATTTACGTAAACGTAGGGTATGGTTTTTTAGGGTATCCGGGGAGAATTGGAATACTGCCGGAGATTACGATATTTACGTTAAAGGCCACCGCTGATCCTTCGTTCAAAGCATGA